In one window of Gemmatimonadota bacterium DNA:
- a CDS encoding cytochrome c maturation protein CcmE codes for MTTKKIKFIAGFAVIIASLLTMIVYSSEKMSLYYLTVSELQARETEFANTRFKLAGKVIPGSIISRDGNRTVEFEIADLIDQDPSASKRTIRYSGVVPDTFREEADVVLEGKIGPNGIFVADDMLAKCPSKYESQSYEEIKASYK; via the coding sequence ATGACCACGAAAAAAATAAAATTCATCGCCGGATTTGCCGTCATTATCGCCAGCTTACTCACCATGATCGTGTACAGCTCTGAAAAAATGTCGCTGTATTACCTCACCGTCTCCGAACTGCAAGCGCGCGAAACGGAATTTGCCAACACCCGCTTCAAACTCGCTGGCAAAGTCATCCCTGGCTCCATCATCTCTCGCGACGGCAACCGCACCGTCGAATTTGAAATCGCTGACCTCATCGACCAGGACCCATCTGCCAGCAAACGCACCATCCGCTACAGCGGCGTCGTACCCGACACCTTCCGCGAAGAAGCCGATGTCGTACTCGAAGGCAAAATCGGACCCAATGGCATCTTCGTAGCCGACGACATGCTCGCCAAATGCCCTTCAAAATACGAAAGCCAGAGCTACGAAGAAATCAAAGCGTCGTATAAATAA
- a CDS encoding heme lyase CcmF/NrfE family subunit, with translation MLPQLGNFLLYLALFTSAYAVIAAILAAKTRRMGLILSTERAVLTGFVLCLSAMAILEVLFLTDRFDIYYIATHSSRDLPTGYKFTAVWSGMQGSLLLWALILSGFIFFAVIKTRAFRGPLASYATAIMSFTLTFFLALICIHENPFVTMPRALPDGTGMNPLLVHPVMAIHPPMLYHGYVGFTVPFAFAMAALLSRQIDEEWIRTTRRWTLLAWFFLGTGQLLGGKWAYVVLGWGGYWGWDPVENAALLPWLTGTAFLHSVMIQEKKGMLKIWNMVLIIATYTLCIYGTFLTRSGVVSSVHAFAQSPIGPWFGVLVVLIVIFSSLLLVSRLDLLKTRTQYESPISREGGFLLNNLLFLTATFAVFWGVMFPVISEAVTGDKITVGPPYFNTVMVPIGLLLLVLTGIGPLLAWRRTSGKSLRKHFTGSSIMGLICGIVAIALGVRDIYAIISFLFCGFVTGTIITEFHRGARARGSSSGESYLRAIVNLTRRNRRRYGGYIIHFGVVLLFIGFTGNAFNKDSQVELKYMESTTIGPYTLTYEGITESTNPLTADIVAQLGVYKHGQRLGTMWPHQKVYYKRQDQQRTTEVAIRSNLREDLYALYQGVNMREGEEVALFHLYINPLVMWVWIGAWIITIGTIIVMWPDKREKQALQMREAMA, from the coding sequence ATGCTCCCACAACTCGGCAACTTTCTTCTCTACCTCGCCCTATTCACCTCGGCTTATGCGGTAATCGCCGCAATATTAGCAGCCAAAACCCGGCGAATGGGCCTTATACTGAGCACGGAACGCGCAGTCCTCACGGGTTTTGTACTCTGCCTCTCCGCCATGGCCATCCTCGAAGTGCTCTTCCTCACAGACCGCTTCGACATCTACTACATCGCCACTCACTCCAGCCGCGACCTGCCCACCGGCTACAAATTCACAGCCGTCTGGTCCGGCATGCAGGGATCGCTCCTCCTCTGGGCATTGATCCTATCCGGATTCATATTCTTTGCCGTCATCAAAACCCGCGCCTTTCGCGGACCCCTCGCCTCTTATGCCACGGCCATCATGTCCTTCACACTGACCTTCTTCCTCGCGCTCATCTGCATCCACGAAAATCCATTTGTCACCATGCCGCGCGCCCTGCCCGATGGAACGGGCATGAACCCCCTGCTCGTCCACCCCGTCATGGCCATCCACCCCCCCATGCTCTATCACGGCTACGTCGGCTTTACCGTACCCTTTGCCTTTGCAATGGCCGCTCTCTTATCCAGACAAATCGACGAAGAATGGATTCGCACCACCCGCCGCTGGACCCTCCTCGCCTGGTTCTTCCTGGGCACGGGACAACTCCTCGGCGGCAAATGGGCTTATGTCGTACTCGGCTGGGGCGGATACTGGGGTTGGGACCCGGTCGAAAACGCCGCCCTCTTACCCTGGCTAACGGGCACGGCCTTTTTGCACTCCGTCATGATCCAGGAAAAAAAAGGCATGCTTAAAATCTGGAACATGGTCCTCATCATCGCCACCTACACCCTGTGCATCTACGGCACCTTCCTCACCCGAAGCGGCGTCGTATCTTCCGTACACGCGTTTGCCCAGTCCCCCATTGGACCCTGGTTTGGCGTCCTCGTCGTCCTGATCGTCATCTTCTCAAGCCTCCTCCTCGTCTCGCGCCTGGACCTGCTCAAAACCAGAACCCAATACGAATCCCCCATCTCCCGCGAGGGTGGTTTTTTGCTCAACAACCTGCTCTTCCTCACCGCCACATTCGCCGTCTTCTGGGGCGTCATGTTTCCCGTGATCTCCGAAGCCGTTACCGGCGACAAAATCACCGTAGGTCCCCCCTACTTCAACACCGTCATGGTACCCATTGGCCTGCTCCTGCTCGTACTCACGGGCATAGGACCGCTGCTCGCCTGGCGGCGCACCTCGGGCAAAAGCCTGAGAAAACACTTCACGGGATCGAGCATCATGGGACTGATCTGCGGCATCGTCGCCATCGCCCTCGGCGTACGCGACATCTACGCCATCATCTCCTTCCTCTTCTGCGGCTTTGTCACAGGCACCATCATCACCGAATTTCACCGCGGCGCGCGCGCGCGCGGCAGCAGCTCTGGCGAATCCTATCTCCGTGCAATCGTCAACCTCACCCGGCGAAATCGCCGCCGATACGGCGGTTACATCATCCACTTTGGCGTGGTCCTGCTCTTCATCGGATTCACCGGCAATGCATTCAACAAAGATTCCCAGGTCGAACTCAAATACATGGAATCCACCACAATCGGACCCTACACCCTCACCTATGAAGGCATTACCGAATCCACCAATCCACTCACCGCAGACATCGTGGCCCAACTCGGCGTCTATAAACACGGACAGCGACTGGGCACCATGTGGCCCCACCAAAAAGTCTATTACAAGCGACAAGATCAACAAAGAACCACAGAAGTCGCTATCCGATCCAACCTGCGCGAAGACCTCTACGCGCTCTATCAGGGCGTTAACATGCGAGAGGGCGAAGAAGTCGCCCTCTTTCACCTGTACATCAACCCCCTCGTCATGTGGGTCTGGATAGGCGCGTGGATCATCACAATCGGCACCATCATCGTCATGTGGCCCGACAAACGCGAAAAACAGGCATTGCAAATGCGGGAGGCAATGGCATGA
- a CDS encoding cytochrome c-type biogenesis protein CcmH, with amino-acid sequence MKPAILIPIFFLLFAIPARAEVTREQIKEVGKELACLCGDCPRRPLDECICGYAQQQHERIKKMLASGQTPQAIVDAYIREFGLEILSKPPAKGFNLTAWLMPPLVLLIGFFAVRSVLRAWSKTKSPATPAAEPARDDPYLDRLESDLKERE; translated from the coding sequence ATGAAGCCCGCAATCCTGATCCCAATATTCTTTCTCCTTTTCGCAATCCCCGCCCGCGCCGAAGTAACCCGGGAGCAGATCAAAGAAGTCGGCAAAGAACTCGCCTGCTTGTGCGGCGACTGCCCGCGCAGACCACTGGACGAATGCATCTGCGGATATGCACAACAACAGCACGAACGCATCAAAAAAATGCTGGCCTCCGGTCAAACGCCGCAGGCCATTGTCGATGCTTATATACGTGAATTTGGCCTGGAAATCCTCTCCAAACCGCCAGCCAAAGGCTTCAACCTCACAGCGTGGCTCATGCCACCCCTCGTTCTCCTCATCGGATTCTTCGCCGTACGCAGCGTACTCCGCGCCTGGTCAAAAACAAAAAGTCCCGCCACACCAGCCGCAGAACCCGCGCGCGATGACCCGTACCTCGACCGCCTCGAAAGCGACCTCAAGGAGCGCGAGTAA
- a CDS encoding BrnA antitoxin family protein, with product MSKKEHHFETAQQGSVVQPSPGKTRITIRLDTDILNWFKRQVHEAGGGNYQTLVNQALREHIQANNGALEQTLRKVIREELGSHAV from the coding sequence ATGAGCAAAAAAGAACATCATTTTGAGACCGCCCAACAAGGCTCTGTCGTTCAGCCGTCACCCGGCAAGACGCGCATCACCATCCGCCTTGATACAGACATTCTGAATTGGTTTAAGAGACAGGTTCACGAAGCAGGGGGCGGAAATTATCAGACGCTTGTGAACCAGGCCCTCAGAGAACACATCCAGGCTAACAATGGCGCATTGGAACAAACACTGCGCAAAGTCATTCGCGAAGAACTCGGTTCACACGCAGTCTAA
- a CDS encoding DUF433 domain-containing protein yields MSSTKRDFEGVREHPHISTNNQILGGEPIIKNTRTPVRAIVEVWRLGTNPENIPNHLPHLSLRQVFDALNYYNDHQEEIKKYIKENRVPNRLINPPTHATQ; encoded by the coding sequence ATGTCATCTACAAAACGGGATTTCGAGGGTGTCCGGGAACATCCCCATATCAGCACAAATAATCAGATTTTGGGCGGAGAGCCAATTATCAAAAATACGCGCACACCTGTTCGGGCGATTGTTGAAGTCTGGCGTTTGGGCACAAACCCCGAAAATATTCCAAACCACCTTCCACATTTGTCTTTGAGACAAGTTTTTGATGCCCTGAACTATTACAACGACCATCAAGAGGAAATAAAAAAATATATTAAAGAAAATCGCGTTCCCAACAGATTGATCAATCCCCCAACACACGCAACACAATGA
- a CDS encoding BrnT family toxin yields MCFRNYQWDPEKAESNFLTHSVDFADSVGVFEDIWALTLKEEIESGEQRFVTLGTDFFGRILVVVYTYRNEDIRLISARPATRRERRIYEQKRTSF; encoded by the coding sequence ATTTGTTTCAGGAATTATCAATGGGATCCAGAAAAAGCAGAATCTAATTTCCTTACACATAGTGTTGATTTCGCTGACTCAGTAGGCGTATTTGAGGATATCTGGGCATTGACCTTGAAAGAAGAGATTGAATCGGGTGAGCAACGATTTGTCACTCTTGGCACCGATTTCTTTGGACGCATTTTGGTTGTCGTTTATACATATCGAAATGAAGACATCCGTTTAATTTCCGCTCGTCCCGCAACGCGTCGGGAAAGGAGAATATATGAGCAAAAAAGAACATCATTTTGA
- a CDS encoding ABC transporter ATP-binding protein, translated as MNTSAIIIQNTTRRFGHITALQDINLTVPTGCIFALFGPNGAGKTTLLRLIATLSKPSSGDIWVSGINTRRNPQEIRKNIGFISHQTMLYDDLTARENLAFYGRMYGLQNLNTRIEEILLTVGLKNRQRDRIHKYSRGMKQRLAIARAIFHHPSILLLDEPFTGLDTSAQSVLSSIITDLKAEGRTIFLVTHDLARGLALADHFGILYQGQLVHEASTKDIRDSELQTLYENKTTL; from the coding sequence ATGAACACATCGGCCATCATCATACAGAACACAACCCGCCGTTTTGGTCATATCACGGCCCTGCAAGATATAAACCTCACCGTACCAACGGGATGTATTTTTGCACTCTTTGGCCCAAACGGAGCTGGTAAAACAACCCTGTTGCGCCTCATCGCCACACTATCAAAACCATCATCGGGCGACATCTGGGTCAGCGGTATAAACACCCGGCGCAATCCGCAGGAAATACGCAAAAACATCGGCTTCATCTCGCATCAAACCATGCTCTACGACGACCTCACAGCGCGAGAAAATCTCGCATTCTACGGACGCATGTACGGCCTTCAAAACCTCAATACCCGCATTGAAGAAATCCTCCTCACCGTTGGTCTGAAAAACCGCCAGCGCGACCGGATACACAAATACTCACGGGGCATGAAGCAGCGACTGGCCATAGCCCGGGCCATCTTTCACCACCCATCGATCCTCTTGCTCGACGAACCCTTCACCGGCCTCGACACATCGGCTCAGTCGGTATTATCCAGCATAATCACCGACCTCAAAGCAGAAGGACGCACCATCTTCCTCGTCACACACGACCTCGCGCGGGGCCTCGCGCTCGCAGACCACTTTGGCATCCTCTACCAGGGCCAATTGGTACACGAAGCATCGACAAAAGACATCCGTGATTCCGAATTGCAAACCCTCTACGAAAACAAAACCACCCTTTGA